The following are encoded in a window of Pieris napi chromosome 23, ilPieNapi1.2, whole genome shotgun sequence genomic DNA:
- the LOC125061306 gene encoding cytochrome P450 307a1: protein MSALLLLALCAFIAYKFFSRKTVIVYKNTKHGVEKVDLKEAPGPLPLPIMGNLHLLAKNESPFQSFTELAKKYGDIFSMKLGSSQCLIVNNLELIREVLNQNGKFFSGRPDFLRFHQLFDGDRNNSLALCDWSNLQLRRRNLARRHCGPKQHTDNFAQIGAVATFEATELVQTLKQITKTSAAPVNLKPLLMSTAMNMFSNYMCNIRFEESDPEFRKIVDYFDEIFWEINQGYAVDFLPFLAPFYKKHMEKLSHWSHEIRSFILSRIVDQREMTSSFHDTETPEKDFLDGLLRVLHDDPTVDRNTIIFMLEDFLGGHSSVGNLVMLCLTAVARDPDVGKRIKAEIDSVTKGKRAVTLTDRPSLPYTEATILEVLRYSSSPIVPHVATENAAVAGYGVEKGTIVFINNYELNTSTKYWNEPEKFDPSRFLEKSKIRVRRNSLCDSGMESDGERNGPIDKTREVEKEIVSVRKNIPHFLPFSIGKRTCIGQTMVTTMSFVMFANIIQEFDVAAVSKDDLRQKPACAALPKDTYPLYLLPRK, encoded by the exons atgagtGCTCTCCTATTACTTGCTCTGTGCGCGTTTATCGCGTACAAATTTTTCTCAAGAAAAACAGTtattgtctataaaaatacaaaacatggAGTGGAAAAAGTTGATTTAAAAGAAGCACCCGGGCCTCTACCATTGCCAATAATGGGGAATCTACATCTTTTAGCCAAAAATGAGTCGCCATTTCAGTCGTTCACTGAATTGGCTAAAAAGTACGGTGACATATTTAGCATGAAATTGGGCAGTTCTCAGTGTTTAATAGTGAACAATTTAGAACTTATTCGCGAGGTTTTGAATCAAAATGGGAAATTCTTCAGTGGAAGACCAGACTTTCTGCGTTTCCACCAGCTCTTTGATGGGGACAGGAATAAtt CTTTGGCGCTCTGCGACTGGTCGAATCTTCAGCTGCGTCGTCGCAATCTGGCAAGACGTCATTGTGGACCAAAACAACACACTGACAACTTCGCACAAATCGGAGCTGTAGCTACGTTCGAAGCTACCGAGTTGGTTCAGACTTTAAAGCAAATTACGAAGACATCGGCCGCTCCAGTCAACCTGAAACCTCTTCTGATGTCTACCGCTATGAATATGTTCTCTAACTACATGTGCAACATTCGCTTTGAAGAATCAGACCCTGAATTTCGTAAAATCGTCGATTACTTTGATGAGATTTTCTGGGAAATCAACCAAGGCTACGCGGTTGACTTCCTCCCGTTCCTCGCACCTTTCTACAAGAAACACATGGAGAAACTATCGCACTGGTCTCATGAGATCCGATCTTTCATTCTGTCAAGGATTGTTGACCAACGCGAAATGACAAGTTCATTTCACGACACTGAGACTCCAGAAAAAGACTTCTTAGATGGTTTGTTACGAGTACTACACGACGATCCTACAGTAGACagaaatactattattttcatGCTTGAAGATTTTCTCGGAGGTCATTCTTCTGTAGGAAACCTGGTTATGCTATGTTTAACAGCTGTAGCAAGAGATCCAGACGTGGGCAAACGTATCAAAGCTGAAATTGACAGTGTCACGAAAGGAAAGCGAGCTGTTACTCTTACCGACAGGCCATCCTTGCCATACACCGAGGCAACAATCCTGGAAGTACTCAGATACTCATCATCTCCCATTGTCCCTCATGTGGCCACCGAAAACGCAGCAGTAGCCGGCTATGGAGTAGAGAAAGGTACTATCGTCTTCATTAATAACTATGAACTGAACACATCAACAAAATACTGGAACGAGCCAGAGAAATTTGATCCGTCGAGGTTCCTGGAAAAGTCCAAAATCCGTGTGCGACGAAACTCTCTTTGCGACTCCGGTATGGAGTCGGATGGGGAGAGAAATGGACCTATCGACAAAACAAGAGAGGTTGAGAAAGAGATAGTCTCTGTAAGGAAGAATATCCCTCATTTTCTTCCATTTAGCATAGGAAAGAGAACGTGTATCGGCCAAACTATGGTAACAACCATGAGTTTTGTCATGTTCGCGAATATTATTCAAGAGTTTGATGTAGCTGCTGTTAGTAAAGATGACTTGAGGCAGAAACCAGCCTGCGCTGCACTTCCGAAAGACACATACCCATTGTACCTTTTACCAAGAAAATAA